One genomic window of Brachionichthys hirsutus isolate HB-005 chromosome 22, CSIRO-AGI_Bhir_v1, whole genome shotgun sequence includes the following:
- the LOC137910924 gene encoding histone H4, with amino-acid sequence MSGRGKGGKGLGKGGAKRHRKVLRDNIQGITKPAIRRLARRGGVKRISGLIYEETRGVLKVFLENVIRDAVTYTEHAKRKTVTAMDVVYALKRQGRTLYGFGG; translated from the coding sequence ATGAGCGGAAGAGGAAAGGGCGGGAAAGGACTCGGTAAAGGAGGCGCCAAGCGGCACCGGAAAGTCCTCCGGGATAACATCCAGGGGATCACCAAGCCCGCCATCCGCCGCCTGGCTCGCCGCGGCGGCGTGAAGCGGATCTCCGGGCTGATCTACGAGGAGACCCGCGGGGTGCTGAAGGTGTTCCTGGAGAACGTGATCCGTGACGCCGTCACGTACACCGAGCACGCCAAGCGGAAGACCGTCACCGCCATGGACGTGGTGTACGCGCTGAAGAGGCAGGGACGCACGCTGTA